A segment of the Malaclemys terrapin pileata isolate rMalTer1 chromosome 1, rMalTer1.hap1, whole genome shotgun sequence genome:
aaagaagaacaggagtacttgtggcaccttagagactaacagcaTGGACTCTCTTGACTGGGTTTCATTGCATTAAGGCGATGTGTACTTTGGCAAAAATTTTTCGCTGCAAGTTTGGTCAACAAAAGCCTTTAAAGAAAATCGTTGTTGCACGTTCACACTGTCTTTCTCTTTCGGCATAGCGCGTCCACACGTTGGGCCATTGCAGCGACAGTGAGAGCAATTcactgtgggtaactatcccacagttcagCTCTCCATCTTGTGCTGATAAGTGTTGTGGGAAGGCAAAGCAGATAGCAGCACATCATGGCTCCAGGCTCAATATCCCATGCATTTCATGTGCTTCCGTCTCCAGTTTGCGGCATTTTTCAACGTCCCTTGTTTTCtgctcagcccaccacctctATCTGCtggaatggatcctgcactgctctgctAGCTGTCAGTAGCACATCACGAATGGCATTGGAATCAATCTTGAAGTTGTGAAGGCAAAGGGAGTCACAGTTGCCTGATGTGGTGTCTGACGTTGATAGCAGCAGAGTTAGATTGATTTTGGCATTCACGGAACAGCGGAGCATGGTGGAATGTCGCTTTTGAGCTTGGGAAACTAGCACTGAGTGGTGGAATCGCATCGTTATGCAGGTccgggatgacaagcagtggctgcagaacttttgggtgtgaaaagccaccttcctggaatggTGTattgagctcaccccagccctgaggtACAAGGACACGCAAATGAGAGCTGCGCTCTTTGTGGAGAAGCGCATGGCAATCACGGTGTGGAAGATGGTGACTCCACGCTGCTACTGGTCGGTCACAACTCAGTTTGGGGTTGGGAAGTCGACCGTTGAGGCTGCATTAACTCAAGTGTGCAGGGctattaatcacatcctgctgcgCAAGACCGTGACTCTTGGCAtcgtgtgtgacattgtggatggctttccAGAAATGGGTTTCCCCAACTGTAGAGGGGCAacagatggcacgcatattccaattttgaCACCGGATGCCTTGCGATGGAATATATGAGTTCGAAGGGATACTTCTCCACGGTGTTGCAGGCTCTTGCGGATCACCATGGGTGTTTCAGTGACATCAATGCAGGTGGTCCAGAAAAGTGTGTGACGCATAAATCTTTAGGAACACCGATCTTTACAGAAAGCTAAAAGCAGGGATttctttccagacctgaagatcCCCAGAAGGGATGTCAAAATGCCCATAGTGCTCCTGGGAGACCTGGCATACCCCTCAATGCtagggctcatgaagccgtatGTGGGAAACCTGGATAGCAGCAAGAAGCATTTCAACAATAGACTGAGTAGGGACAGGATGAccgtggaatgtgcatttggtagATTAAAGGCGCCCTGGCGGTGCCTTTATgacaggttagacctcagtgaggaaaatattcccatggtcatagccatGTGTTGCATGTtgtataatatttgtgaaggaaaGGGTGAAAAGTTTGCTCAGTGGTGCACTGCTCAGACAGAAcacttggctgctgattttgagcagccagataccaaggCTGTTAGAGGGCCACAACGGGGGGCAATTCGAATCAGGAAGGCTTTGCGGGAATGCTTTGTAAATGAGAACGAGTAAagtttgttgctatgcttgggattGTAATGCATAATGAAGTCCAGTTTTGGTAGGGTAGGAAACAGGTTTGATTGTTCAGGCCCAGGGTTCAATGTAAGGAAATGATAAAACTGCCTGCTTCTTTGCTGCTGCCATCTGCACAGAAACAAATAAAGAGTGCTGATTATTCAAATAAGTTTGCTTTTTATTGCCAAAAAACCCACAAcgccatgcacacacacacagctgagcataagtccagctttcatttgaaaaggtGTCTGCGGATGTGGAGTGAGAAGTCCCAGAAATCGGAAAGGAATGTGCAGGTGGAGTTTGGAGAGGACATgggaaagagttctgaatgtgctgaaggAGAGGGCGGGCACCCATCTGCTCAATCTGGGGCATGCAGCGTGTTGGTTTGCCCCTACAAAACTTTCATCAGCCTCTCCATTGCATCCCTAGTGTAtgcctcattttcttttctttcctgcttgTCGCATTCCCTCCACTGCCTGCAGTCCGTCTTGTCTGCAGCAGAGTAATGCAGCACCTCCCAGAACATATCTTCCTTGCTCGGTCTTGGACATTTTCTAATCCGGCAGAAACACTCGGCTGGAGTGGAGGTGATGCCTCCTTTCAAGGATATATCTGGTGAAGCACAAGTAACTATAAACGGAAGCATTATTGGTAAGTACACCTACAGCATTGAAACGCTACATCAAAATATACTGCTGGTAACACACCAGTCACTTTCCCGTTGACCCTTGACAAGCACACATGCCAGTGAACACTACAACCATGATCAGTGTTCCAGGGGGCGGGGGACGTTGAGCATAGAGaaaagcaatgtaaaaggagTTGCGGGGGGCACTTCTCAGGGGACAACACTCTAAAGTTTCCCACCGCTTTCCACAGGTGGGGGTCATTGtggcagatctctctctctcctgagggTTAACAAGGAAGCAAGGGTGCATTTACTACATGCTTGCCGTTTCCGTCCCGGTCCCTATACTGCtcgcctgtgtgctgctttggtcctTGCCCAAGTAATTGCAGAATGGTGGGAGAAAGTGACCTTCAATGGGGGTAGGAACAAAgaagctctgccaaggaacctccaGCAGAGGATTGCGGACTACCTGCAGGAAGGTTTCccagagatctctctggaggattccagTGAAATCTCGGTGTGCATCAACACCCCGTTCTGACATACTGCCTAGCTGCACGGGGAACTGcccagcacacacaaacacagctaTCCTTGTACATTTCTCTGTCCTCCACCCACCTCTGCACTTCACAAAGCAAAACTACTTATCAGGGGCATTATCTCCTGCTTCTGGCTCACCTCATTGTGACTGCTGAGACTGGCTGGACACCTCCAGAGTGGAGAACAACTCCTGACTGGATGCAGCACTGTGCAACTCTGGCATGGGCACCACATCTTCTAATGCCTCCACCTCTTCATCGATGACTTCCTCCTCTGGGTTAGGTCCAGTTTCCGTTGGCTCCAGCCCCACCGAAGTAGCCACTGGGCTCTTGGCGGTGGAAGTCAGATCGCCGCCAAGGATAATGTCCAACACCTTATAAAAATTGCAGGTCTGGGGCGCAGcaccagagcgaccgtttgcctcccttgccttctggtactcATGCCTAAGCTCCTTCATTTTCCTCTGCACTGCATCATATGCTAATCATAGCCATTTTCCCACAAGCTGCAAGAAATCTTCCCATAGGTATTgaaattcctacagctggagcacagctgggactgcacagccttcTCTCCTCAAATACTGAGCAGATCTAGCAGTTCCACAGTGGTCCAAGTGGGAGACCACTTGCTGCATGGAGCTGCCATGGCCAcctgggaagatgtgatgtgaACACTCCacgccgagcaaacaggaaggggaatttcaaaattcctgggcctttaaagggggaggagcagaaagTATTTACCtggatgcagggcagcagagatgaaATTTCTGACCAGAGTGTTtatgatgggcattgtgggatgcctTCCAGAGGCCAATTACACTGATGAAATCAatcacagtgtctacactggcactttggaGACAAATTTTTTGTGTAAAAAGCCTTACAACTCTTGTCAAGGTGCCTTTATTACATCACTGAAACTGAGGCATTCCGTCATCAAAAGTGGCTTTGTAGTGTTTACACCTCCACTATTTCTtcaccaaaagctgccttttggtgaaaaaatgtggcagtgtagacaaggcctatggaACAATAAGGGAAAACCAGTATCCATTCGTGTTTCCTCCTGGTGCCTGTTGAGGTTTCCCACCCCACAATGTGTGGGAATTATTGTGACAGGGAGCACCATAAAATATGGAATTGGCATTAGTAGGGTCAGTTGTTCATAATTCATTTAttgaataatgaaaatgtcattatTCAGTGTGTGAAGAGCAACCAATCTGTTTCATCCATTAGAACAGCCTCCAGTTGTGCAAGTAGTGTCTCATATTAACACTGTCTCTCCATCCAGGTGTTTGTCCTGCGACCATTACCCTAGATCCTGGGCACACACAGGAAGTCAGGCGAATGTACGGTACATGCAAGAGACACCGTTGGGCCTCAACATTGGACACCTTCTCCTCTACACCATGTCAGACTCCAACTCAACCGACTTcaccaactcctccacctttatcctgctgggcattcctggcctggaggcagcccatgtctggatctccatccccttctgcgcCATGTACGCcatagccatcttggggaacttcaccatcctgttcatcgtGAAGAGGGAGCCGAGCCTCCATGGGCCCATGTATTATTTCCTGTGTATGTTGGCCATCACCGACCTAGTCCTGTCTACGTCCATCCTACCCAAAATTCTGAGCaccttctggttcaattccagggagatcgatttcagtgcctgcctcacccaccTGTACTTCATTCTCAGCTTCTCTGCGATGCAGTCTGGGATCCTtgtggccatggcttttgatcgctacCTGGCCATCTGCGaacccctgagacattccaccaccCTGACAAACCCTGTGGTGGCCAAAATTGGCCTGGCCATGGTGCTGCGTGGCATCATACTCGTACTGCCCTATCCCTTTCTGGCAAGGAGGTtgccatattgcagaaccaacataaTTCCCCATACATACTGCGAGCACATAGCTGTGGTGAAGTTGGCCTGCACTGACATTAGCATCAGTAGTTACTACACCCTCTCTGTGTCATTCTTCGTGATCAGTATGGATGTGTTTTTTATCGCCGTGTCCTatacccagatcctcagggccatcttcagcctcccAACAAAGGAGGCccggctcaagacttttgggacctgtGGCTCCCACCTCTGTGTCATCTTAACCTTTTACATTCCACATCTCTTCTCCACCCTCGTGCAATGGTTTGGGCAAAATGTGGCCCTGCATTTCCACGTTCTCATGGCCAACATGTACCTCCTGGTGccccccatgctaaaccccatcatctacgggGTGAGGACCCAACAGATCCAGGataggctgctccagccctttaCTCATAAAGGGACCTCAAGTTTTCTCCTGGTACTCTGACTCTCAGACCGAGCTCCatggagagctggctggtgacatggtgcTGGGCCCTCCTCCCTCAATCACTGACTGGCCAATCAAAGTGACATTAAACCCTTTCCTGACCTtactgtgctgtgtcagggtgaCAAACTGGGGAATCTGCCTATATACAACTCATAGGGTTGCcatctttctaattgctggtaactggaagcctcaggccccacccctctgctctgcctcttcccc
Coding sequences within it:
- the LOC128843346 gene encoding olfactory receptor 52R1-like, producing the protein MQETPLGLNIGHLLLYTMSDSNSTDFTNSSTFILLGIPGLEAAHVWISIPFCAMYAIAILGNFTILFIVKREPSLHGPMYYFLCMLAITDLVLSTSILPKILSTFWFNSREIDFSACLTHLYFILSFSAMQSGILVAMAFDRYLAICEPLRHSTTLTNPVVAKIGLAMVLRGIILVLPYPFLARRLPYCRTNIIPHTYCEHIAVVKLACTDISISSYYTLSVSFFVISMDVFFIAVSYTQILRAIFSLPTKEARLKTFGTCGSHLCVILTFYIPHLFSTLVQWFGQNVALHFHVLMANMYLLVPPMLNPIIYGVRTQQIQDRLLQPFTHKGTSSFLLVL